One Spiroplasma sp. NBRC 100390 DNA window includes the following coding sequences:
- a CDS encoding Pr6Pr family membrane protein translates to MFYQKETWKDWRVYYKLFFAILIACGIFAALIESYVHGITITVKNPAWSEEATKNFINDKGDYTFNYFSYFTIQSNLLVFAWLVGAGLFPKYEGKNKWLGYNMTLAITIYISITFLIFNLMLLPVEQPQTWKAWLYSTIQHVICPIVMIVYFLFFMERKNNIKTTKVYWKQDLWKFYFYPIIWAIVNMIRGEFRWQAGKAFPYQYFFLNIHKSLGGIPGAVWFIIAVIAVSGLVFGLGTLYNFCSYKFVNKKKIVK, encoded by the coding sequence ATGTTTTATCAAAAGGAAACTTGGAAAGATTGACGAGTTTATTATAAATTATTTTTTGCAATTTTAATTGCCTGTGGTATTTTTGCGGCATTAATTGAAAGTTATGTGCATGGAATTACGATTACTGTGAAAAATCCGGCATGATCAGAAGAAGCAACAAAAAACTTTATTAATGATAAAGGTGATTATACTTTTAACTATTTTAGTTATTTTACAATTCAATCAAATCTGTTAGTATTTGCCTGACTAGTTGGAGCAGGGTTATTTCCTAAGTATGAGGGAAAAAACAAGTGATTAGGCTACAATATGACTTTAGCAATTACAATTTATATTAGTATTACTTTTTTAATTTTTAATTTAATGTTATTGCCAGTTGAACAACCACAAACTTGAAAAGCTTGGTTATATTCAACAATTCAGCATGTTATTTGTCCAATAGTAATGATTGTTTATTTTTTATTCTTTATGGAACGAAAAAATAATATTAAAACAACAAAAGTTTATTGAAAACAAGATCTTTGAAAATTTTATTTTTATCCAATTATATGAGCAATTGTTAATATGATTCGTGGTGAATTTCGTTGACAAGCGGGGAAAGCATTTCCCTATCAATATTTTTTCTTAAATATTCATAAATCATTAGGTGGTATTCCTGGGGCGGTATGGTTTATTATTGCTGTGATTGCTGTTTCGGGATTAGTTTTTGGGTTAGGAACACTATATAATTTCTGTTCGTATAAATTTGTTAATAAGAAAAAAATTGTAAAATAA
- the trmFO gene encoding methylenetetrahydrofolate--tRNA-(uracil(54)-C(5))-methyltransferase (FADH(2)-oxidizing) TrmFO, which translates to MAKQKINIIGAGLAGTEAAYQLARRGLQVNLYESKRINKNPVQKQDTFAELVCSNSLRSDSLTNGVGLLKQEMLAFDSLIIKAAYASRVPAGGALAVDRQQFSDYITDCLTKHPNITIIDQEVTKIDLTAITLIASGPLTTTSLQNEIQQLLGREYFYFYDAAAPVITKESIDFQKVYYKSRYDKAESKDYINCPMTKTEFEMWVQELITAETVALHEFEKEIYFEGCMPIEVMAKRGVKSLLFGPLKPVGLEKPNGERPYAVIQLRQDDAVDTLYNVVGFQTNLKFPEQKRLLAMVPGLENANIVRYGVIHKNNFINSPVLLNQFLQLKSQQNIFFAGQITGVEGYVESAATGIISALNIANFLNNKAMLTFPPETMMGALVKYIINASPTNFQPMKANFGIVPSLEQHFKAKADKYLAYSDRALTELANFIKNNRLNDEINF; encoded by the coding sequence ATGGCAAAACAAAAAATTAATATTATTGGTGCTGGTTTGGCTGGGACTGAAGCAGCTTATCAGTTGGCAAGAAGAGGACTTCAAGTTAACTTATATGAAAGTAAACGGATTAATAAAAACCCTGTTCAAAAACAAGATACTTTTGCTGAATTAGTTTGTTCAAATTCGTTACGAAGTGATAGTTTAACAAATGGTGTTGGCTTATTAAAACAAGAAATGTTAGCTTTTGATTCATTAATTATCAAAGCCGCTTATGCTAGTCGGGTTCCTGCCGGTGGCGCTTTAGCGGTTGACCGTCAACAATTTTCAGATTATATTACAGATTGTTTAACAAAACATCCTAATATAACCATAATTGATCAAGAAGTTACAAAGATTGATTTAACAGCAATTACCTTAATTGCGTCAGGACCATTAACAACAACAAGTTTACAAAATGAGATTCAACAGTTACTAGGAAGAGAATACTTTTATTTTTATGATGCAGCAGCACCAGTTATTACAAAAGAAAGTATTGATTTTCAGAAGGTTTATTATAAGTCACGCTATGATAAAGCTGAAAGTAAAGATTATATTAATTGTCCCATGACAAAAACAGAATTTGAAATGTGAGTGCAAGAATTAATTACAGCTGAAACAGTTGCTTTGCATGAATTTGAAAAAGAAATTTATTTTGAAGGATGTATGCCAATCGAAGTGATGGCAAAGCGGGGAGTTAAATCATTATTGTTTGGACCATTAAAACCAGTTGGTTTAGAAAAACCAAATGGCGAACGACCATATGCTGTAATCCAATTACGCCAAGATGATGCAGTTGATACTTTATATAATGTCGTAGGATTTCAAACTAATTTAAAATTTCCAGAGCAAAAACGTCTTCTTGCAATGGTTCCGGGATTAGAAAATGCTAATATTGTTCGCTATGGTGTTATTCATAAAAATAATTTTATTAATTCACCAGTGTTATTGAATCAATTTTTACAATTAAAATCACAGCAAAATATTTTTTTTGCTGGTCAGATTACAGGGGTTGAAGGTTACGTTGAATCAGCGGCAACTGGGATTATTAGTGCTCTTAATATTGCAAATTTTTTAAACAACAAAGCAATGTTAACTTTTCCTCCCGAAACAATGATGGGTGCATTAGTTAAGTATATTATTAATGCTTCACCAACTAATTTTCAACCAATGAAAGCTAACTTTGGGATCGTGCCTAGTCTTGAACAACATTTTAAAGCAAAGGCCGATAAATACTTAGCATATAGTGATCGGGCTTTAACAGAATTAGCCAATTTTATTAAAAACAATCGGTTAAATGATGAAATTAACTTTTAA
- a CDS encoding valine--tRNA ligase has product MARELNKKYDHNLVEKGKYQFWKDAGYFTADVKSNKPSFSIVIPPPNVTGKLHLGHAWDTTLQDLIIRYKKLMGFDTLYLPGMDHAGIATQAKVEERLRITNNVLRHDLGREKFIEQVWAWKEEYAEVIREQWSKLGLALDYSREQFTLNDNLSAAVQKVFIDLYQKGLIYRGKRIISWDPVQKTALSNIEVLYQEQQGKMYYFKYFLENSTSEYLTIATTRPETMFADQCVVVNPNDERYRQYWNKKVINPANGELIPVLCDDYVDQEFGTGAMKCTPAHDANDFEIALRHNLAMPICMNTDGTMNEMAGKYVNQDRFVARQNLVVALTKQNLVVEIKDHLHQVGFSERSGAIVEPYLSDQWFVKMDYFAKKIIKFQETNNQIKFYPPRFNTTLINWMEKIQDWCISRQLWWGHQIPAWYMKNDPTRIHVGLTPPDNTNNWLQDEDVLDTWFSSALWPMTTLGWTWDETLFQRYFPTSVLVTGYDIIFFWVSRMMFDALEFTNKKPFNDVLIHGLIRDEEGRKMSKSLGNGIDPMDVINDYGADTLRYFLVTNSAPGQDLRYSQEKINGAWNFINKLWNAARYLEMNLSSDFKPLINFDQEIKKLLIKHQENAIDQWILTELTKTINKVKVNMERYEFVLVGKDLYDFVWNKFCSWYIELTKVNLQSDNQTIRTTTMQTLFYVLKQILVMSHPFIPFVTEEIYQKLNLKASIMVEAYPTTNFNYDVEYLNLVTEIIAAIRELRSNYQIKKYQLIEIWLDLGTDKTKINATIIPLINDFIVKMVNSEIKGILKEKDDQQTYVTIPLTNMILEVVANDIIDLTTEQTKITVELKRLEQELIRSKNLLHNQDFLTKASSAKIQIEQEKYAKYLEQYEQVKEKVNDGKTKN; this is encoded by the coding sequence ATGGCAAGGGAATTAAACAAAAAATATGATCATAATCTTGTTGAAAAAGGAAAATATCAATTTTGGAAAGATGCCGGATATTTTACCGCAGACGTTAAAAGTAATAAACCAAGTTTTAGTATTGTTATTCCACCGCCAAATGTAACTGGAAAGTTACATTTAGGCCATGCGTGAGATACAACTTTACAGGACTTGATTATTCGTTATAAAAAGTTAATGGGATTTGATACCTTATATTTACCAGGAATGGATCATGCTGGGATTGCAACACAGGCAAAAGTTGAAGAACGGTTACGAATAACAAATAATGTTTTACGTCATGATTTGGGGCGTGAAAAATTCATTGAACAAGTTTGAGCATGAAAAGAAGAATATGCGGAAGTTATTCGTGAACAATGAAGCAAATTGGGTTTAGCGTTAGATTATTCGCGCGAGCAATTTACTTTAAACGATAATTTATCAGCCGCAGTTCAAAAAGTTTTTATTGATTTATATCAGAAAGGATTAATTTATCGTGGGAAGCGAATTATTTCGTGAGATCCAGTCCAAAAAACAGCGTTATCAAATATTGAAGTTTTATACCAAGAACAACAAGGGAAAATGTATTATTTTAAATATTTTTTAGAAAATAGTACTAGTGAATATTTGACAATTGCCACAACGCGTCCAGAAACAATGTTTGCTGATCAATGTGTCGTTGTTAATCCAAATGATGAACGTTATCGTCAATATTGAAATAAAAAAGTTATTAACCCTGCCAATGGTGAATTAATTCCTGTTCTTTGTGATGATTATGTTGATCAGGAATTTGGGACAGGAGCAATGAAATGTACGCCAGCACATGATGCCAATGATTTTGAAATTGCGTTACGTCATAATTTAGCAATGCCAATTTGTATGAATACTGATGGAACAATGAACGAGATGGCAGGAAAATATGTCAATCAGGATCGCTTTGTTGCGCGACAAAATTTAGTAGTTGCTTTAACAAAACAAAATTTAGTAGTTGAAATAAAGGATCACCTTCATCAAGTTGGTTTTTCAGAACGAAGTGGGGCAATTGTTGAACCATATTTATCTGACCAATGATTTGTTAAAATGGATTATTTTGCTAAAAAAATTATTAAATTTCAAGAAACAAATAATCAAATTAAATTTTATCCGCCACGGTTTAATACAACATTAATTAATTGAATGGAAAAGATTCAAGATTGATGTATTTCACGGCAACTATGATGAGGGCATCAAATCCCAGCATGATATATGAAAAATGACCCTACTAGAATTCATGTTGGATTAACTCCACCAGATAATACAAATAATTGATTACAAGATGAAGATGTCTTAGATACATGATTTTCATCAGCATTATGACCAATGACAACATTAGGGTGAACTTGAGATGAAACATTATTTCAACGTTATTTTCCAACCAGTGTTTTAGTAACCGGTTATGATATTATTTTCTTTTGAGTTTCAAGAATGATGTTTGATGCATTAGAATTTACTAATAAGAAACCTTTTAATGATGTTTTAATTCATGGTTTAATTCGTGATGAAGAAGGTCGTAAAATGAGTAAATCATTAGGAAACGGGATTGATCCAATGGATGTTATTAATGATTATGGCGCTGATACCTTACGCTACTTTTTAGTTACAAATAGTGCTCCTGGGCAAGATTTACGATATTCGCAAGAAAAAATTAATGGTGCTTGAAATTTTATTAACAAGTTATGAAATGCTGCACGTTATCTTGAAATGAATTTATCAAGTGATTTTAAACCATTAATAAATTTTGATCAAGAAATTAAAAAATTATTAATTAAGCATCAAGAAAATGCGATTGACCAATGAATTTTAACAGAGTTAACAAAAACAATTAACAAAGTTAAAGTTAATATGGAAAGATATGAGTTTGTTTTAGTTGGTAAGGATTTATATGATTTTGTTTGAAATAAGTTTTGTTCATGATATATTGAGTTGACAAAAGTTAATTTACAAAGTGATAATCAAACAATTAGAACAACAACAATGCAAACATTATTTTATGTTTTAAAACAAATTTTAGTGATGTCACACCCCTTTATTCCATTTGTAACAGAAGAAATTTATCAAAAATTAAATTTAAAAGCATCAATTATGGTAGAAGCATATCCGACAACTAATTTTAATTATGATGTTGAATATTTAAATTTAGTAACAGAAATTATTGCTGCAATACGAGAATTACGTAGTAATTATCAAATTAAAAAGTATCAATTAATTGAAATTTGGTTAGATTTAGGAACTGACAAAACAAAAATTAATGCGACGATAATTCCATTAATTAATGATTTTATTGTGAAAATGGTAAATAGTGAAATTAAAGGGATTTTAAAAGAAAAAGATGATCAACAAACATATGTTACAATTCCATTAACAAATATGATTTTAGAAGTAGTTGCTAATGATATTATTGATTTAACAACAGAACAAACAAAAATAACAGTTGAATTAAAGCGTTTAGAACAAGAACTTATTCGTAGTAAAAATCTTTTGCATAATCAGGACTTTTTAACAAAAGCAAGTTCAGCAAAAATCCAAATTGAACAAGAAAAATATGCAAAATATTTAGAGCAATATGAACAAGTAAAAGAAAAAGTAAACGATGGCAAAACAAAAAATTAA
- the rpmA gene encoding 50S ribosomal protein L27 has translation MKFLLGLQLFASKKGVGSTKNGRDSHSKRLGAKRADGQAIRAGSIIYRQRGTKVHPGVNVGRGGDDTLFALIDGIVKFEKFGRNKTKASVYQKAAK, from the coding sequence ATGAAGTTCTTATTAGGCTTACAGTTATTTGCTTCAAAAAAAGGAGTAGGATCGACTAAAAATGGTCGTGATTCACATTCAAAACGTTTAGGCGCAAAAAGAGCTGATGGTCAAGCAATTCGAGCTGGATCAATAATTTATCGTCAACGCGGAACAAAAGTTCACCCAGGAGTAAATGTTGGGCGTGGTGGTGATGATACCTTATTTGCCTTAATTGATGGGATTGTTAAGTTTGAAAAATTTGGACGAAACAAAACAAAAGCATCAGTTTATCAAAAAGCAGCGAAATAA
- a CDS encoding NADP-dependent glyceraldehyde-3-phosphate dehydrogenase gives MNLELNALIDGELMNNGDWLEIISPIDNKPYGRVPALKEKEINKAFQTARQAQKKWAKLTLFERISYLRKWAELLLTHKTELAKIMAHEVGKSLKDGQVEVERSIEYIDYTIEEAKRVFPETLTGDGWNVKNKLGIFSRVPKGIVLAISPFNYPVNLSIAKIAPSLIVGNSVVFKPATNGSLTGLYMAKLAHEVGFPKGVINVVTGRGRDIGDLLVLNPEIDVISFTGSVAVGNHIRKLGHGKDLVLELGGKDPALVLKDADLTKTVKEIIGGAYSYSGQRCTAIKRVLVDEAIADELVALLKTEVSKLEMGSPLENKAIIPVIDIKAAEFVQGLIDDALAKKATLVVGNHRKDNLLSATLIDHVTADMRLAWEEPFGPVLPIIRCKNVEEMIMLANKSNFKLQACIFTNDINTAFKIAGELETGTVNINGRTQRGPDSFPFLGIHDSGQGVQGIRETINSVTRFKGLVINY, from the coding sequence ATGAACTTAGAATTAAATGCATTAATTGATGGCGAATTAATGAATAATGGGGATTGGTTAGAAATAATTTCACCAATTGATAATAAACCTTATGGTCGTGTTCCAGCTTTAAAAGAAAAAGAAATTAATAAGGCTTTTCAGACAGCACGACAAGCACAAAAAAAATGAGCAAAATTAACTTTGTTTGAACGAATTAGTTACTTACGAAAATGAGCAGAATTATTGTTAACTCATAAAACAGAGTTGGCAAAAATTATGGCTCATGAAGTTGGAAAAAGTTTGAAAGATGGTCAAGTTGAAGTTGAACGAAGTATTGAATATATTGATTATACAATTGAAGAAGCAAAACGAGTTTTTCCAGAAACCTTAACTGGAGATGGTTGAAATGTCAAAAATAAACTTGGAATTTTTTCACGTGTTCCTAAGGGCATAGTCTTAGCAATTTCACCATTTAATTATCCTGTTAACTTAAGTATTGCTAAAATTGCTCCAAGTTTAATTGTTGGAAATAGCGTGGTCTTTAAACCAGCAACAAATGGCAGTTTAACTGGATTATATATGGCAAAGTTAGCACATGAAGTTGGTTTTCCGAAAGGAGTTATTAATGTTGTAACGGGCCGTGGCCGTGATATTGGGGACTTATTAGTTTTAAATCCAGAAATTGATGTAATTTCTTTTACTGGCTCAGTTGCTGTTGGGAATCACATTCGTAAATTAGGACATGGGAAAGATTTAGTTTTAGAATTAGGTGGAAAAGACCCGGCCTTAGTATTAAAAGATGCTGATTTAACTAAAACAGTGAAAGAAATTATTGGAGGGGCTTATTCTTATTCGGGGCAGCGTTGTACAGCAATTAAGCGTGTTTTAGTTGATGAAGCAATTGCTGATGAATTAGTTGCCTTATTAAAAACAGAAGTCAGTAAGTTAGAGATGGGTTCACCATTAGAAAACAAGGCAATTATTCCAGTAATTGATATTAAGGCTGCTGAATTTGTTCAAGGATTAATTGATGATGCTTTGGCCAAAAAAGCAACTTTAGTTGTTGGAAATCATCGAAAAGATAATTTACTTAGTGCAACTTTAATTGACCATGTTACAGCAGATATGCGATTAGCTTGAGAAGAACCATTCGGACCTGTTTTACCAATTATTCGTTGTAAAAATGTTGAAGAAATGATTATGCTAGCAAATAAATCAAACTTTAAATTACAAGCATGTATTTTTACTAATGATATTAATACTGCTTTTAAAATTGCTGGTGAATTAGAAACAGGAACTGTTAATATTAATGGTCGAACACAACGTGGCCCTGATTCATTCCCATTTTTAGGGATTCATGATTCAGGACAAGGAGTGCAGGGCATTCGTGAAACTATTAATTCTGTTACTCGTTTTAAAGGTTTAGTAATTAATTACTAA
- a CDS encoding ribosomal-processing cysteine protease Prp, which yields MIKIIINKTEQKFMKIEITGHAQAGEYGKDLVCAAITGIATGGLNAIDQIKPNSCEFVINEGLITIIVKENSSDLQVILQTMYYQFLTIYQQYQEFISVKEVEE from the coding sequence ATGATTAAAATTATAATTAATAAAACTGAACAAAAATTTATGAAAATTGAAATTACTGGTCATGCACAAGCAGGTGAATATGGTAAAGACCTTGTTTGTGCAGCAATAACAGGAATTGCAACAGGAGGTTTAAATGCAATTGATCAAATTAAACCAAATAGTTGTGAATTTGTTATTAATGAAGGATTAATTACTATCATAGTAAAAGAAAATAGTTCTGATTTACAAGTTATTTTACAAACAATGTATTATCAATTTTTAACAATTTATCAGCAATACCAAGAATTTATTAGTGTAAAGGAGGTTGAAGAATAA
- a CDS encoding AEC family transporter, whose translation MQILLVENKVSKAIIDTLTAWGFWSAIIVTIFVIFLGWLLTKKGTLKQEWDVVFIKILVVIGLPALVFEGFMSDATIEDVKQEAAVLLSGFLFYIILGIIAKYFYIKYDRDVQDALSMSMTFAATSFFGIPIVTALFPGPDAKIASNIFNVPYHVFLYSLGFIIMGKDNKGYLQDKVVIKNKFGNRLDYGWKMFKSNSKKILLNPILLATIIGFIFWVTQLIPGIAVVPDQNTIGGGKYFSPLRLDNTFPPIKKILVTLQAICTPLAWLAIGINLTKGTLKDSLKSFKTWYGTMMKVLVAPVIGLVITLIVTVIGKETGAWTMNSMGLTIIIIMLAAPPASVIVAYSINFKKETLLTSNVTLLSTLMSIIILPFWIIVTTAIGSTSLFS comes from the coding sequence ATGCAGATATTATTGGTTGAAAATAAGGTTAGTAAGGCAATTATTGACACATTAACAGCATGAGGATTTTGAAGTGCAATTATTGTAACAATTTTTGTTATATTTTTAGGATGACTTTTAACAAAAAAAGGAACCTTAAAGCAAGAATGAGATGTTGTTTTTATTAAAATATTGGTTGTAATTGGTTTGCCAGCTTTAGTTTTTGAAGGATTTATGTCTGATGCTACTATTGAAGATGTTAAGCAAGAAGCGGCGGTTTTACTAAGCGGTTTTTTATTTTATATTATTTTAGGAATTATTGCAAAATATTTTTATATTAAATATGATCGTGATGTTCAAGACGCTTTATCAATGAGTATGACTTTTGCAGCAACTTCTTTCTTTGGTATTCCAATTGTAACAGCGTTGTTTCCTGGTCCTGATGCAAAAATTGCTTCAAATATTTTTAATGTCCCATATCATGTCTTTTTATACTCGTTAGGATTTATTATTATGGGAAAAGACAATAAAGGTTATTTACAAGATAAGGTTGTTATTAAGAATAAGTTTGGAAATCGGCTTGATTATGGTTGAAAAATGTTTAAAAGTAATTCTAAAAAGATTTTATTAAATCCAATCCTATTAGCAACAATTATTGGATTTATTTTTTGAGTAACGCAGTTAATCCCAGGAATTGCAGTTGTTCCTGATCAAAATACTATTGGTGGTGGAAAATATTTTTCACCATTACGATTAGATAATACTTTTCCACCAATTAAAAAAATCTTAGTAACACTACAAGCAATTTGTACCCCATTAGCATGATTAGCAATTGGAATTAATTTAACAAAAGGAACATTAAAAGATAGCTTAAAAAGTTTTAAAACATGATATGGAACAATGATGAAGGTTTTAGTAGCACCAGTTATTGGATTAGTAATAACATTAATTGTAACTGTAATTGGAAAAGAAACTGGGGCTTGAACAATGAATAGTATGGGATTAACGATTATTATAATTATGTTAGCAGCACCGCCAGCTTCGGTGATTGTTGCATATTCAATTAATTTTAAGAAAGAAACGCTATTAACAAGTAATGTAACATTATTATCAACTTTAATGTCAATTATTATTTTGCCATTTTGAATTATTGTTACAACAGCAATTGGATCGACTAGTTTATTTAGTTAG
- a CDS encoding sodium-dependent transporter has protein sequence MKKKRHVSKFGFIVSTLGAAIGLGNVWGFPTLLKANGGLAFFVLYILAIVTCAIPLLILEFNIGNMRRKSLINIFDEENPTASRFIGWFQSAFMFVVANYYTVLIGYVLISLLLNFTNLINSPLWFNNNILNAGGVGVTGTANFQWMAYLAFIVIVIAAGVIIMFRAKGIEKANVIFIPVLFVILLVLAIYVLTIPGALAGLGTVLMPTEKTLASFGNVQVWSDAFGLGVFTVCVGSGFMLLFAGAASKKQDNANKAYILSFGVLAISLLTLILVFGSAGVLVHETNPGLTSIDDYVKAIDQAFPNNDGASFIFNVFPQTFSVINHHTIAGFGNFLGVLFFTALLFAGLSSIIAMLEVVVNGIFSNYKVNEKKVIFILMLLMAIIGLVLMFKDTNQLIYSFQALAGSVNMLLMALTELILFIHIYKKLKLVIAYNNEHSWIKIGKTYQFTVSYVTAALLTVNIIFMFYAFISSSLSKPWWLSVLAVLLGIIIPLLVSVLSVTVLRKYQTKAILNYGHEGEK, from the coding sequence ATGAAAAAAAAGAGGCATGTTAGTAAGTTTGGTTTTATTGTTTCAACATTAGGAGCAGCAATTGGACTTGGTAATGTTTGAGGATTCCCCACCTTATTAAAAGCAAATGGGGGTTTAGCTTTTTTTGTATTATATATTTTAGCAATTGTAACTTGTGCCATTCCATTATTGATTTTAGAGTTTAATATTGGAAATATGCGTCGAAAGTCATTAATTAATATTTTTGACGAAGAAAATCCAACAGCAAGTCGTTTTATTGGTTGGTTTCAGTCAGCATTTATGTTTGTTGTCGCTAATTATTATACGGTTTTAATTGGCTATGTTTTAATTTCACTGTTATTAAATTTCACAAATTTAATTAACAGCCCATTATGATTTAATAATAATATTTTAAATGCTGGGGGTGTTGGAGTAACGGGGACAGCTAATTTTCAATGAATGGCATATTTAGCATTTATTGTTATTGTCATTGCTGCGGGTGTTATTATAATGTTTCGGGCAAAAGGAATTGAAAAAGCAAATGTCATTTTTATTCCCGTACTATTTGTTATTTTATTAGTATTGGCAATTTATGTTTTAACAATTCCGGGTGCTTTAGCAGGTCTAGGGACCGTTCTAATGCCAACAGAAAAGACATTAGCATCATTTGGTAATGTCCAAGTTTGAAGTGATGCTTTTGGTTTGGGCGTATTTACTGTTTGTGTTGGTTCAGGATTTATGTTATTGTTTGCTGGTGCTGCTTCAAAAAAACAAGATAATGCTAATAAAGCTTATATTTTATCATTTGGTGTATTGGCAATTTCATTGCTAACATTAATATTAGTATTTGGTTCAGCTGGAGTATTGGTTCATGAAACAAATCCTGGTTTAACATCAATTGATGACTATGTCAAAGCAATTGATCAAGCTTTTCCCAATAATGATGGGGCTAGTTTTATCTTTAATGTTTTTCCACAAACTTTTAGTGTTATTAATCACCATACAATTGCTGGTTTTGGGAACTTTTTAGGTGTTTTATTCTTTACTGCGTTATTATTTGCGGGTTTAAGTAGTATTATTGCAATGCTTGAAGTTGTTGTTAATGGGATTTTTTCAAATTATAAGGTTAATGAAAAGAAAGTCATCTTTATTTTAATGTTATTAATGGCGATAATTGGTTTGGTTTTAATGTTTAAAGATACTAATCAGTTGATTTATTCATTCCAAGCTTTAGCGGGAAGTGTTAATATGTTATTAATGGCTTTAACAGAATTAATTTTATTTATTCATATTTATAAAAAATTAAAGCTTGTTATTGCTTATAACAATGAGCATTCATGAATTAAAATTGGTAAAACATATCAATTTACCGTTTCATATGTTACAGCAGCATTGTTAACGGTTAATATCATCTTTATGTTTTATGCTTTTATTAGTTCAAGTTTATCAAAACCATGATGATTATCAGTTTTGGCGGTGTTATTAGGAATTATAATTCCATTGTTAGTTAGTGTTTTATCAGTTACCGTTTTACGAAAATATCAAACAAAAGCAATCTTAAATTATGGGCATGAAGGAGAAAAATAA
- a CDS encoding GNAT family N-acetyltransferase yields MKRRKYRQNPKIKRMFRIKGEYEATKLAQNFVRYMTNPFQDKRIRNELIDTENEIYMTDISNDVNKTYTIAISTQLDYQEDAERVKELVKDYVDNDLDFLWYTIGEKIDEKEQAFFESLGFVQNEILVGMVLDLTKWKKHKIKVDKSIKFRRVNDNKRLTDFSKILESAMGPKSWDYAFYKTLLRLNKDKDISEIDLLYKNDLPAATGNIYFEKEIAIIDDISTHQNFRRQGLAKLMMNHLINRVYNQDYDLVGLIATPEGYNVYRKLGFRPINLYLSEYVTKTKGSDLSQIATKISKGKIKDIQTIQQTTINYMVNNLTCKKCNSEILDQKYLMAITPLNDFVINNYHQNCYSFSTKDKWVILVDRNNDEIT; encoded by the coding sequence ATGAAGCGAAGAAAGTATCGACAGAACCCAAAAATTAAACGAATGTTTCGTATTAAGGGGGAGTACGAAGCAACAAAATTGGCACAAAATTTTGTTCGTTATATGACTAACCCTTTTCAAGATAAACGAATTCGAAATGAATTAATTGATACTGAAAACGAAATATATATGACTGATATTAGCAATGATGTTAACAAAACTTATACAATTGCTATTAGTACCCAACTAGATTATCAAGAAGACGCTGAACGTGTTAAAGAGTTAGTAAAAGACTATGTTGACAATGATTTAGATTTTTTATGATATACCATTGGTGAAAAAATTGATGAAAAAGAACAAGCTTTTTTTGAATCACTAGGTTTTGTTCAAAATGAAATTTTAGTTGGAATGGTTCTTGATTTAACAAAATGAAAAAAACATAAAATAAAAGTTGATAAAAGTATTAAGTTTCGCCGAGTTAATGATAACAAACGTTTAACTGATTTTAGTAAAATTTTAGAAAGTGCTATGGGACCAAAAAGTTGGGATTATGCCTTTTATAAAACATTATTGAGACTAAATAAGGATAAAGATATTTCTGAAATTGATTTATTATATAAAAACGATCTTCCCGCAGCAACAGGAAACATTTATTTTGAAAAAGAGATTGCCATTATTGATGATATTTCAACACACCAAAATTTTCGCCGCCAAGGACTAGCAAAATTAATGATGAATCATTTAATTAACCGTGTTTATAATCAAGATTATGATTTAGTTGGTTTAATTGCTACCCCAGAAGGATATAATGTTTATCGCAAATTAGGTTTCCGCCCAATTAATTTATATTTAAGTGAATATGTCACAAAAACAAAGGGAAGCGATTTAAGTCAAATTGCAACTAAAATTAGTAAAGGTAAAATTAAAGATATTCAAACCATTCAACAAACGACAATTAATTATATGGTTAATAATTTAACTTGTAAAAAATGTAATAGTGAAATCCTTGATCAAAAATATCTGATGGCTATTACCCCTTTAAATGATTTTGTTATTAATAATTATCATCAAAATTGTTATAGTTTTTCAACAAAGGATAAATGAGTAATCCTTGTTGACAGAAATAACGACGAAATAACATAA